A window from Aerococcus sp. Group 1 encodes these proteins:
- a CDS encoding cation-translocating P-type ATPase — MVETRDKSNFFVQEVDQVENTLQTSRQSGLSSSEAKSRLEKNGPNEIQEGENRTTLQKFFDQFKDAMIIILLIAAALSVVLEGVEGMVDAVIILAVVLINAVLGVIQENKAEDAIASLKDMSSPQAHVIRDGDSIKIDSREIVVGDIVVLEAGDVVPADLRLTEVNSLQIEEAALTGESVPVTKSLETVPEDAALGDRLNMAFSSTNVTYGRGQGIVVATAMDTEVGHIATMIEESDEKLTPLKEDMNDLTKFLTWAIVIIAVLIFVIGLFMETYDWVEMLLVSISIAVAALPEGLPAISTIILALGTQKMADRNALVRKLPAVETLGGTEVICSDKTGTLTQNKMTIEKVYYNGELHDASDQIDFKEPVFKVMVMDNDSTLSNHGDLSGDPTETAMIQFALDKDFDVKALLSEQPRVGEIPFDSERKMSTTVHPTAPDHQDRGQFTVMTKGAPDVLIANCDYYYDSGEIKEMTEDYRQKLLEANDSMARQALRVLAMAFKFLDQEAPEYTSEEHERGLIYAGMVGEIDPERPEAKASIATAKDAGIRTVMITGDHQITAAAIAERLGIIEDSNDESAVTTGAYLDTISDEELADKVEQFSVYARVAPEHKVRIVKAWQSKTHNKVVAMTGDGVNDAPSLKQADIGIGMGITGTEVSKGASDMVLADDNFATIVTAVEEGRKVFANIQKAVQFLLSANLGEVMTLFIATILGWQILEPIHILWINLVTDTFPAIALGLEGPEADVMEHKPRGRKTNLLSGGVLPAIIYQGIYEGGITLFVFWLANYRLGFDLPDAEAMAFLTLAFIQLAHAYNSRSVHKSLFQSNPFANKWLNIATIASAALLLITVFVPGLNDAFGTVHLVGDANAPMMWTVIILASLSIIVYVEIVKFILRSTGLAENWEENKNNNLTFTSD, encoded by the coding sequence ATGGTAGAAACTCGTGATAAGAGTAATTTCTTTGTTCAAGAAGTTGACCAAGTAGAAAATACTCTACAAACCTCACGGCAAAGTGGGTTAAGCTCATCCGAAGCTAAATCCCGCTTAGAAAAAAATGGTCCTAATGAGATTCAAGAAGGGGAAAACCGGACCACCCTACAAAAATTCTTTGATCAATTCAAAGATGCCATGATTATTATCCTTTTAATTGCAGCAGCTCTATCTGTTGTGCTTGAAGGTGTTGAAGGCATGGTGGACGCTGTTATTATTCTAGCAGTGGTATTAATTAATGCCGTCTTGGGAGTTATCCAAGAAAACAAGGCGGAAGACGCCATTGCTTCCTTAAAGGATATGTCATCCCCCCAAGCCCATGTGATTCGTGATGGCGACTCGATCAAAATTGACTCACGCGAAATCGTTGTAGGCGATATTGTCGTCTTAGAAGCTGGCGATGTCGTTCCTGCAGACCTGCGCTTAACTGAAGTCAATTCCTTACAAATTGAAGAAGCTGCCCTAACCGGTGAATCGGTCCCGGTAACTAAATCCCTAGAAACCGTTCCGGAAGACGCCGCTTTAGGGGACCGCTTAAACATGGCCTTCTCATCAACGAATGTAACCTATGGCCGTGGTCAAGGGATCGTGGTGGCGACTGCTATGGATACCGAAGTGGGCCATATCGCAACCATGATTGAAGAATCCGACGAAAAATTAACCCCACTTAAAGAAGATATGAATGACCTGACCAAGTTCTTGACTTGGGCTATTGTTATTATCGCTGTCTTAATTTTCGTGATTGGCCTCTTTATGGAAACTTATGACTGGGTTGAAATGTTACTGGTCTCAATCTCCATTGCTGTTGCTGCCCTACCTGAAGGCTTACCAGCGATTTCAACCATTATTTTAGCCTTAGGTACCCAAAAAATGGCTGACCGCAATGCCCTAGTAAGAAAACTTCCAGCAGTGGAAACCTTAGGGGGAACCGAAGTGATCTGTTCCGATAAGACCGGTACCTTAACCCAAAACAAGATGACCATCGAAAAGGTATACTATAATGGTGAACTCCACGATGCTTCTGACCAAATTGATTTCAAGGAACCGGTCTTTAAGGTGATGGTCATGGATAATGACTCCACCCTAAGCAATCATGGCGATCTTTCTGGTGACCCAACCGAAACCGCTATGATTCAATTTGCTCTCGATAAGGACTTTGATGTCAAAGCATTATTAAGTGAACAACCCCGGGTTGGCGAAATTCCCTTTGATTCAGAACGTAAAATGTCAACTACCGTCCATCCAACTGCACCTGACCACCAAGATAGAGGTCAATTTACCGTGATGACTAAAGGGGCTCCTGATGTCTTGATTGCTAACTGTGATTATTACTATGACAGTGGCGAAATCAAGGAAATGACGGAAGACTACCGTCAAAAACTCTTAGAGGCTAATGACAGCATGGCTCGTCAAGCCCTCCGTGTTTTAGCAATGGCCTTTAAATTCTTAGACCAAGAAGCTCCTGAATATACCAGTGAAGAACATGAACGAGGGTTAATTTATGCTGGTATGGTCGGAGAAATTGACCCTGAACGTCCAGAAGCCAAAGCTTCCATTGCAACTGCCAAAGATGCAGGTATCCGGACCGTGATGATTACTGGTGACCACCAAATCACTGCTGCAGCCATTGCTGAACGCTTAGGTATTATTGAAGACAGCAATGACGAAAGTGCTGTAACTACCGGAGCTTACTTGGATACCATCTCCGATGAAGAGTTAGCCGATAAGGTCGAACAATTCTCTGTTTACGCCCGGGTAGCTCCTGAACACAAGGTTCGGATTGTTAAAGCATGGCAATCAAAAACCCATAATAAAGTCGTTGCCATGACCGGTGACGGGGTTAACGATGCGCCTTCCCTAAAACAAGCCGATATCGGTATTGGTATGGGGATCACAGGAACTGAAGTGTCTAAAGGGGCTTCGGACATGGTCCTTGCCGATGACAACTTCGCTACCATTGTTACCGCCGTTGAAGAAGGCCGCAAAGTTTTTGCCAATATTCAAAAAGCAGTCCAATTCCTTTTATCAGCGAATTTAGGGGAAGTGATGACCCTCTTCATAGCCACCATTTTAGGCTGGCAAATTCTAGAACCAATCCACATCTTATGGATTAACTTAGTGACCGATACCTTCCCAGCGATTGCTCTAGGTCTGGAAGGTCCTGAAGCTGACGTGATGGAACATAAACCAAGAGGACGCAAAACCAATCTCTTGTCCGGTGGTGTTTTACCAGCCATTATCTACCAAGGGATTTACGAAGGTGGAATTACCCTCTTTGTATTCTGGCTTGCTAATTACCGTCTCGGCTTTGATTTACCCGATGCGGAAGCTATGGCATTCTTGACACTTGCCTTCATCCAATTAGCCCACGCCTATAACAGTCGTTCCGTTCATAAATCACTATTCCAAAGCAACCCATTTGCTAATAAGTGGTTAAATATTGCGACGATTGCATCGGCTGCCCTCTTACTCATTACTGTCTTTGTTCCTGGCCTAAATGATGCTTTTGGTACAGTGCATTTGGTTGGTGACGCTAACGCACCGATGATGTGGACAGTAATTATTCTTGCCTCTCTCTCCATTATCGTTTACGTAGAAATTGTGAAATTCATTCTACGTTCCACTGGACTAGCAGAGAACTGGGAAGAAAATAAAAACAATAATCTGACTTTTACAAGCGACTAA
- a CDS encoding Tex family protein yields the protein MTNQLIEKLQQELPDYKSYQIENVITMLNEGNTVPFIARYRKERTGSLDEVAIQSIQEAYEYQEHLEERKETIIKAVDEQGKLTDALKKEILEADQLQALEDLYAPYKKKRRTKATKAKEQGLEPLADWLKTNPLSGSIEEEAEKYINDQVDSVEAALAGAHEILCEWISEVAKYRSHSRQYVWKKGYLASKKRSQAEDEKETYAIYYDFAAPLSELKSYQVLAINRAEKEKVVSVSLDIKTEPLIQAISTDLIAKDSIAVPLLEKAIEDSLDRFLLPQAFRAIRTQVTEAAEDHAIDNFSENLQNLLMQQPLKDQVVLGWDPAYRTGCKLAVLDETGQVLDKTVVYPTPPHNKKEAAAKTVTDLIEKYQIGIIAIGNGTASRESEEFVAQMIQDNQLSCRYTIVSESGASVYSASEIARKEFPDYQVEERSAVSIGRRLQDPLAELVKIDPKAIGVGQYQHDVNQTKLNDQLDFTVELVVNRVGVELNTASASLLSHVAGLTKTVAKNIVTYRNENGKFESRKDLHDVPRLGPKAFEQAAGFLRIAEGKNILDNTGIHPESYAVTEAILAADNIDQNTIRDDDIHLKIKNWNINRLCQKYDIGRETLKDIQKALLVPGRDPRSQVAGPVLRQDVVQLEDLKPGMALQGTVRNVVDFGAFVDIGVKQDGLVHISKMSHHFVKDPQAVVVVGDIVDVWVDSVDVQKGRIGLTMLKPQ from the coding sequence ATGACTAATCAATTAATCGAAAAGTTGCAGCAAGAACTGCCCGATTATAAAAGCTATCAAATTGAAAATGTAATTACTATGCTTAATGAAGGGAATACGGTACCCTTCATAGCCCGCTACCGTAAAGAGCGAACCGGTTCCTTAGATGAAGTAGCCATTCAATCGATTCAGGAGGCCTATGAATACCAAGAACATTTAGAAGAACGTAAAGAGACTATTATTAAAGCCGTTGATGAGCAGGGCAAATTAACCGATGCCTTAAAGAAGGAAATTCTAGAAGCCGACCAATTACAGGCCTTGGAAGACTTATATGCTCCCTATAAGAAGAAACGACGGACTAAGGCCACTAAGGCAAAAGAGCAGGGTTTAGAGCCCCTAGCGGACTGGTTGAAGACAAACCCACTCTCCGGATCGATTGAAGAAGAAGCTGAAAAATATATCAATGACCAGGTAGATTCGGTAGAAGCAGCCCTAGCCGGAGCCCACGAGATCCTGTGTGAATGGATTAGTGAAGTGGCTAAGTATCGGTCCCATAGCCGGCAATATGTCTGGAAAAAAGGCTATTTAGCTAGTAAAAAGCGGTCCCAAGCCGAAGATGAAAAAGAAACCTATGCGATTTATTATGACTTTGCTGCCCCGCTTAGTGAGCTCAAATCTTACCAGGTCCTAGCGATTAACCGGGCCGAAAAAGAAAAAGTGGTCAGCGTTTCTTTAGATATTAAGACCGAGCCATTGATACAAGCAATCAGTACTGATTTAATTGCTAAAGATTCAATCGCTGTTCCTCTGCTAGAAAAGGCTATCGAAGATAGTCTGGATCGTTTCCTTTTACCGCAAGCCTTTCGTGCCATTCGTACCCAGGTCACAGAAGCGGCAGAAGACCACGCCATCGATAATTTTAGTGAAAACTTACAAAATCTTTTGATGCAACAGCCTTTAAAGGATCAAGTAGTCCTGGGATGGGATCCAGCCTATCGTACGGGCTGCAAGCTGGCCGTATTAGATGAAACTGGTCAGGTTTTGGACAAAACCGTGGTTTATCCTACCCCGCCACATAATAAAAAGGAAGCTGCAGCAAAGACGGTCACAGACTTGATTGAAAAATATCAAATTGGTATTATTGCGATTGGTAATGGGACAGCCAGCCGAGAATCGGAAGAATTTGTCGCCCAAATGATTCAAGATAATCAGTTAAGTTGTCGCTATACCATAGTTAGCGAAAGTGGTGCCTCAGTTTACTCAGCTAGTGAAATTGCTCGTAAAGAATTTCCTGATTATCAAGTAGAAGAACGCTCAGCAGTAAGTATTGGTCGTCGCTTGCAGGATCCTCTGGCAGAATTGGTAAAAATTGACCCTAAAGCAATCGGTGTGGGCCAGTACCAGCACGACGTGAACCAGACCAAACTGAATGACCAATTAGATTTTACTGTTGAATTAGTAGTTAACCGGGTGGGAGTGGAGCTAAATACTGCTTCTGCCTCTCTCTTAAGCCATGTCGCTGGTTTAACCAAGACGGTCGCTAAGAATATTGTGACTTATAGAAACGAAAACGGAAAATTTGAATCCCGTAAGGACCTACATGATGTTCCCCGTTTGGGACCAAAAGCCTTTGAACAAGCAGCTGGTTTTTTACGGATTGCAGAAGGAAAGAATATCCTCGATAATACTGGTATCCACCCTGAGTCTTATGCCGTAACTGAAGCCATCCTAGCTGCTGATAACATTGACCAGAATACTATTAGAGATGATGACATCCATTTAAAAATTAAAAATTGGAATATTAATCGCCTTTGCCAAAAGTATGATATAGGTCGAGAAACCCTAAAAGACATCCAAAAAGCGCTCTTAGTTCCAGGGCGTGATCCTCGTAGTCAAGTGGCAGGCCCAGTGCTGCGCCAGGATGTCGTCCAACTGGAAGACCTCAAGCCAGGTATGGCTTTACAAGGGACAGTTCGTAATGTGGTCGATTTTGGCGCCTTTGTTGATATCGGGGTTAAGCAAGATGGCTTGGTCCATATTTCAAAAATGAGTCATCATTTTGTCAAAGATCCCCAAGCTGTCGTTGTGGTGGGAGATATCGTTGATGTATGGGTGGATTCCGTTGACGTTCAAAAAGGGCGCATTGGGCTAACGATGTTAAAGCCTCAATAA
- a CDS encoding SprT family protein, giving the protein MKEQDLENLVREIAAQNFAFSFHGQVTWNQRLRTTGGRFIPRQDRLEFNPKVIEILGKDTLIGIIKHELCHYYLFHRGQPYQHKDKAFKDLLKSVDGLRFTPALGDSAPRYIYRCKRCGQKYYRQRRMNIKKYACGKCRGPISLINR; this is encoded by the coding sequence GTGAAAGAGCAAGATTTAGAAAACTTAGTTAGAGAAATTGCGGCCCAAAATTTTGCTTTTTCCTTTCATGGGCAGGTGACTTGGAATCAGCGTTTGCGTACGACAGGAGGGCGTTTCATTCCTCGCCAAGATCGTTTAGAATTCAATCCCAAAGTCATAGAAATTTTAGGGAAAGATACTTTAATAGGAATCATTAAGCATGAGCTCTGTCATTACTATTTATTTCATAGGGGGCAGCCTTACCAGCATAAAGATAAGGCCTTTAAAGACTTACTTAAATCAGTTGATGGCTTACGCTTTACCCCAGCTTTAGGAGATAGTGCTCCCAGATATATTTATCGTTGTAAGCGCTGCGGTCAAAAATATTATCGTCAGCGAAGGATGAATATAAAAAAATACGCTTGTGGGAAATGTCGAGGGCCCATAAGTCTCATCAATCGCTAA
- a CDS encoding L-lactate dehydrogenase: MSEIHDAKIILIGDGSVGSAFAYHNVITGVGRELGIIDINQDKVYGDVLDLEDATPFSPRKHIFQATYEDCKDADIVVFTAGIPQKPGGETRLDLVDKNLPIFKDMVGQVVDSGFDGIFVVASNPVDILTYATWKFSGFPSEKVIGTGTSLDSARFRVEIAKALDVDPRDVTAYILGEHGDTEFGAWSHVLVGGQPIEKFATSDNRLDQQARQDEITDYVRNKAYDIINGKGATYYGIGSCINRICRAILNNERATLPVSALLEDNYQQDDIYIGTPAIIGSQGIEQVVELELTEREQGFMDNSANAMRKIIEDSFAKLEDK; the protein is encoded by the coding sequence ATGTCAGAAATTCATGATGCTAAAATTATTTTAATCGGTGATGGTTCTGTCGGCTCAGCTTTTGCTTACCACAATGTCATTACTGGTGTTGGCCGTGAACTAGGTATCATCGATATCAATCAGGACAAGGTCTATGGTGATGTTCTTGATTTAGAAGACGCTACGCCTTTCTCTCCGCGTAAACACATATTCCAAGCGACCTACGAAGACTGTAAGGATGCCGATATTGTTGTCTTTACTGCTGGTATTCCTCAAAAACCAGGTGGAGAAACCCGTCTCGACTTAGTCGACAAAAATTTACCTATCTTCAAAGACATGGTCGGTCAAGTGGTCGACTCCGGTTTTGATGGGATTTTTGTAGTTGCTTCCAATCCAGTTGATATCTTAACTTACGCCACTTGGAAATTCTCTGGTTTCCCGAGTGAAAAAGTAATCGGGACCGGCACCTCACTCGATAGCGCCCGCTTTAGAGTTGAAATTGCCAAGGCCCTAGATGTTGATCCCCGTGATGTGACAGCTTATATCCTCGGTGAGCATGGTGATACAGAATTTGGTGCATGGTCTCACGTTCTTGTTGGTGGCCAACCCATTGAGAAATTTGCTACCAGCGATAACCGCCTTGATCAACAAGCTCGTCAAGATGAAATCACCGACTATGTAAGAAATAAGGCCTATGACATTATTAACGGTAAAGGAGCTACCTATTATGGGATTGGTAGTTGTATCAACCGTATCTGTCGGGCTATTTTGAATAATGAGCGAGCTACCCTACCCGTTTCAGCCCTGCTTGAAGATAACTACCAACAAGACGATATCTATATTGGTACCCCTGCGATTATAGGTAGTCAAGGGATTGAACAAGTGGTTGAATTAGAATTAACCGAACGTGAACAAGGTTTCATGGATAATTCAGCCAATGCGATGCGTAAGATTATCGAAGATTCCTTTGCAAAACTAGAAGATAAGTAG
- a CDS encoding acetate/propionate family kinase, translating into MSKVFALNAGSSSLKFSIYEIPSEEVVSSGVIDRIGLGDSNITIKYNGEKHQDVQDVMDHDQATKTLLDKLESLNIIEDYDEIAGTGHRVVAGGEKFKESALIDEEGLKAIEELSEYAPLHNPAEAQVIRAFQELLPGKPAVAAFDTSFHTTMPEKAYLYGTPYEYYEKYGARRYGAHGTSHKYVSQRAAELMGKPVEDVNIITCHIGNGASITAVQGGQSIDTSMGFTPVAGVVMGTRSGDVDPSLLEFVMRKENLNMEEMLSVLNNKSGLLGVSGVSSDMRDVEAAADQGNERAKIALEVYVNAVKRYIGSYLFELNGADAIVFTAGVGENSPEFRQAVLENTDKLGIELDKERNESVEEGLISTDDSKVKVFVIPTDEELMIVRDTVRLGNIK; encoded by the coding sequence ATGTCTAAAGTATTTGCTTTAAATGCTGGATCATCCAGTTTAAAATTTTCTATTTATGAAATACCTAGTGAAGAAGTTGTTTCTTCTGGCGTCATTGACCGTATTGGTCTAGGTGATTCCAATATTACCATTAAATATAATGGTGAAAAACATCAAGATGTTCAAGATGTGATGGATCATGACCAAGCAACGAAAACTTTATTAGATAAGTTAGAAAGCTTAAATATTATTGAAGATTACGATGAAATTGCTGGTACCGGACATCGTGTCGTAGCCGGTGGTGAAAAATTCAAAGAATCAGCTCTGATTGATGAAGAAGGTCTCAAAGCCATCGAAGAACTTAGCGAATATGCACCACTTCATAACCCAGCTGAAGCACAAGTTATCCGTGCTTTCCAAGAATTACTTCCTGGCAAGCCAGCAGTTGCTGCATTCGATACTTCATTCCATACAACTATGCCTGAAAAAGCATATCTTTATGGAACTCCTTATGAATACTATGAAAAATATGGTGCGCGTCGTTATGGGGCTCACGGCACCTCACATAAATACGTTTCTCAACGTGCCGCAGAATTAATGGGTAAACCAGTGGAAGATGTTAATATCATTACCTGTCACATTGGTAATGGGGCTTCAATTACTGCTGTTCAAGGGGGCCAATCCATTGACACGTCCATGGGCTTCACCCCAGTAGCTGGTGTAGTTATGGGAACTCGTTCAGGTGATGTGGATCCTTCCTTACTGGAATTTGTTATGCGCAAAGAAAATCTCAATATGGAAGAAATGCTTTCTGTTCTTAATAACAAATCTGGTTTATTAGGAGTATCGGGCGTATCTTCAGACATGCGTGACGTTGAAGCAGCTGCTGACCAAGGTAACGAACGGGCAAAAATTGCCTTAGAAGTTTATGTCAATGCGGTGAAACGTTATATCGGATCTTACTTATTTGAATTAAATGGGGCAGATGCTATTGTCTTTACAGCTGGTGTGGGGGAAAATTCTCCAGAATTCCGTCAAGCAGTCCTAGAAAACACGGATAAACTTGGTATTGAATTAGATAAGGAACGTAACGAATCTGTTGAAGAAGGTTTAATTTCAACCGATGATTCTAAAGTGAAAGTCTTTGTTATTCCAACAGATGAAGAATTAATGATCGTTCGTGATACAGTTCGTTTAGGAAATATTAAATAA
- the glpK gene encoding glycerol kinase GlpK: protein MEEYILAIDQGTTSTRAVIYNHQGESIGSYQKEFDQIFPKPGWVEHNANQIWNSVQSVIAGAFIETGIKPRQIKGIGITNQRETTVIWDKETGRPIYNAIVWQSRQTSSIADQLIADGHKDMIQEKTGLVVDPYFSATKIRWILDQVDGAQERAENGELLFGTIDTWIVWKLTDGAVHVTDYSNASRTMLFNVKDLEWDQEILDLLNIPRELLPEVKSNSEVYGKTIPFHFYGAEVPIAGMAGDQQAALFGQLALEPGMVKNTYGTGAFIIMNMGSDFQVSENNLLTTIAYGMNGEVTYALEGSIFVAGSAIQWLRDQMGLIEDSPQSEDLAKQSKDDDEVYVVPAFTGLGAPHWDSRARGAVFGLTRGTNRNDFVKATLQSLAYQTRDIIDTMEVDTGIDINLLKVDGGAAMNDYLMQFQADILGIEIARAKNLETTALGAAYLAGLAVDFWKNTDELKSLQSTGQNFTPSMNNAHKEQLYRGWKQAVKATRVFTADEEERD, encoded by the coding sequence ATGGAAGAATACATTTTAGCAATAGACCAGGGAACAACAAGTACACGAGCTGTGATTTATAATCACCAAGGGGAAAGTATCGGTTCCTATCAAAAGGAGTTTGACCAAATCTTTCCTAAGCCTGGTTGGGTGGAACACAATGCCAATCAAATTTGGAACTCTGTCCAGTCAGTCATTGCCGGAGCCTTTATTGAGACGGGAATTAAGCCGCGTCAAATCAAAGGAATTGGGATAACCAATCAACGGGAAACGACGGTAATTTGGGACAAGGAAACTGGGCGTCCTATTTATAACGCCATTGTCTGGCAATCGCGTCAAACTAGCAGTATAGCTGACCAACTCATCGCTGATGGCCATAAAGACATGATTCAAGAGAAAACAGGTTTGGTGGTTGACCCTTATTTTTCAGCGACTAAAATTCGTTGGATCTTAGACCAGGTCGATGGCGCTCAAGAGCGAGCAGAAAATGGAGAATTACTCTTTGGGACCATTGATACATGGATCGTCTGGAAGTTAACCGACGGTGCTGTCCATGTGACGGATTATTCGAACGCTAGTCGGACGATGTTGTTCAACGTTAAGGATTTAGAATGGGACCAGGAAATCTTAGACTTATTAAATATCCCGCGTGAACTCCTGCCTGAAGTCAAATCCAATTCAGAAGTTTACGGCAAAACGATTCCTTTCCACTTTTATGGTGCGGAGGTTCCGATTGCTGGAATGGCGGGGGACCAACAAGCTGCCTTGTTTGGTCAACTTGCTTTAGAGCCAGGTATGGTGAAAAATACCTACGGCACGGGTGCCTTTATCATTATGAATATGGGGTCTGATTTTCAAGTCTCAGAGAACAATCTGTTGACCACTATCGCCTACGGAATGAATGGAGAAGTCACTTATGCCCTAGAAGGGTCGATTTTTGTGGCCGGCTCAGCGATCCAATGGCTCAGAGACCAAATGGGTTTGATTGAGGACTCCCCTCAGTCAGAAGACCTGGCTAAACAATCTAAAGATGATGATGAGGTTTATGTGGTTCCCGCCTTTACTGGCCTCGGAGCACCCCACTGGGATTCCAGGGCACGGGGAGCCGTATTTGGTCTCACTCGGGGAACGAACCGCAATGACTTTGTTAAGGCAACTTTGCAGTCTTTAGCCTATCAGACTCGGGATATTATCGATACCATGGAAGTAGATACAGGTATTGATATTAACCTATTAAAAGTGGATGGCGGAGCTGCTATGAACGATTATCTCATGCAATTCCAAGCGGATATTCTAGGTATTGAAATTGCTCGGGCTAAAAACCTAGAAACTACTGCCTTAGGTGCCGCATATTTAGCTGGCTTAGCAGTGGACTTTTGGAAAAATACTGATGAATTGAAGAGCTTACAAAGTACTGGACAAAACTTTACCCCTTCAATGAATAATGCCCATAAAGAACAACTTTATCGTGGTTGGAAACAGGCAGTGAAAGCCACCCGGGTCTTTACAGCAGATGAAGAAGAAAGAGACTAA
- the glpO gene encoding type 1 glycerol-3-phosphate oxidase, whose product MTFSVKNRQQALTKLQERTLDLLVIGGGITGAGVALQAAASGLETGLIEMQDFAEGTSSRSTKLVHGGIRYLKNFDVEVVADTVSERAVVQQIAPHIPKPDPMVIPIYDEEGATFTMFRLKVAMDLYDSLAGVSDSSYANTVLSKEEVLQHVPGLKEEGLQGGGQYLDFNNSDIRLVIENIKRAHQDGALVASRVEAIGYLYDQEGKINGVKALDHLSNESFDIHARYVINTTGPWSDETRNLDEEDNRIEMMRPTKGIHLVIDASRLKVSQPVYFDSGYDDGRMIFVIPREDKTYFGTTDTDYTGDYKHPQVEEDDVNYLIGAVNNRFPEAKISIDDIESSWAGLRPLIAGNSASDYNGGDSGKINDQSFEDLIAVVKGYLNEEKTRDQVERTVANLEGSLSEETLDPSQVSRGSSLERDDNGLITLAGGKITDYRKMAAGAMEKIIKLLKEEYDKSFRLINSKTYPVSGGEINPANIEGEFSSYAQMGVKRGLSKEEAYYLAAFYGSNVPKVYALIDQVPEIEGLSLAETIMLYYALEEEMVLTPVDYFLRRTNYMLFMRDRLDHLLEPVVQAMSDYFDWDDQSRQAYQKELEEALAKNDLVDLKKKANG is encoded by the coding sequence ATGACATTTTCTGTTAAAAATAGACAACAAGCTCTGACCAAATTACAAGAACGTACCCTAGATTTATTGGTTATTGGTGGCGGAATTACTGGAGCAGGGGTAGCCTTGCAAGCAGCAGCGAGTGGTTTAGAAACCGGTTTAATCGAAATGCAAGATTTTGCGGAAGGCACCAGTAGTCGGTCCACCAAGCTAGTCCACGGTGGTATCCGCTATTTAAAAAACTTTGATGTGGAAGTGGTTGCCGATACGGTTAGTGAACGGGCAGTCGTTCAACAAATTGCCCCTCACATTCCTAAACCTGACCCGATGGTTATTCCCATCTACGATGAAGAGGGCGCTACTTTTACCATGTTTCGCTTGAAAGTAGCTATGGACCTCTATGATTCCTTAGCTGGGGTGAGCGATTCTAGCTATGCCAATACCGTTCTATCCAAAGAAGAAGTTCTCCAACATGTGCCAGGTTTAAAAGAAGAAGGCTTACAAGGTGGGGGCCAATATCTAGACTTTAACAATAGCGATATCCGTTTAGTGATTGAAAATATTAAAAGAGCCCACCAAGATGGTGCCCTAGTGGCTAGTCGAGTAGAAGCGATCGGCTATCTTTACGACCAAGAGGGCAAGATCAATGGCGTAAAGGCACTGGATCACTTAAGTAATGAAAGCTTTGATATTCATGCCCGCTATGTCATTAATACGACCGGACCATGGAGTGATGAAACCCGCAATCTCGATGAAGAAGACAACCGTATCGAAATGATGCGTCCTACTAAAGGGATTCACCTGGTTATCGATGCCAGCCGCCTAAAAGTCAGTCAGCCTGTTTACTTTGATTCGGGTTATGATGACGGACGGATGATCTTTGTCATCCCGCGGGAAGATAAGACCTATTTTGGGACGACTGATACCGACTACACAGGCGATTACAAACATCCTCAAGTAGAAGAAGATGATGTTAACTATCTCATAGGTGCTGTCAACAACCGCTTCCCTGAGGCTAAGATAAGCATCGATGATATTGAGTCCTCCTGGGCCGGTTTAAGACCCCTAATCGCTGGCAACAGTGCCTCTGACTATAATGGTGGAGACTCAGGTAAAATTAATGACCAAAGCTTTGAGGATTTAATTGCTGTGGTTAAGGGTTACTTAAATGAAGAAAAAACACGAGACCAAGTGGAACGTACTGTCGCTAACTTGGAAGGTTCTCTATCAGAAGAAACTCTAGACCCTTCTCAAGTATCACGGGGGTCTAGTCTAGAACGTGATGATAACGGACTAATTACCCTAGCCGGTGGAAAGATTACCGACTACCGTAAGATGGCTGCCGGGGCTATGGAAAAAATTATTAAGCTCCTCAAAGAGGAATACGATAAATCCTTCCGCCTAATTAATTCAAAAACCTATCCTGTTTCTGGTGGGGAAATTAATCCGGCTAATATCGAAGGTGAGTTCTCCTCTTATGCTCAAATGGGGGTAAAAAGAGGTTTATCTAAGGAAGAAGCTTATTATCTAGCAGCCTTTTACGGATCTAATGTGCCTAAGGTATATGCCTTAATTGACCAAGTGCCAGAGATTGAAGGCTTGTCTTTAGCTGAAACCATCATGCTCTACTACGCTTTAGAAGAGGAAATGGTTCTTACCCCTGTTGATTACTTTTTACGTCGGACCAACTACATGCTCTTTATGCGTGACCGCTTAGACCACTTACTTGAACCAGTCGTTCAAGCCATGAGTGATTATTTTGACTGGGATGATCAAAGTCGTCAAGCTTACCAAAAGGAATTAGAAGAAGCACTGGCCAAAAATGACCTAGTTGACTTAAAGAAGAAGGCTAATGGCTAA